The following nucleotide sequence is from Planctomycetia bacterium.
CCGACTTCCAAACTTCTTCGAGCTTCTCACCGGTAAGCTTACACGCCGCCGCGCGCGATACGCCCTTGAAGCGATCGGCATGCGGCAACGCCACGACCGGGCCATCGTAGCGCAACTCGGCAAGTGCGGTCAATGGTGCGACGGAGTCGATCGTGCTGGTTTCGGCGGGGAGAAGCCGTCCGTTCTGCCGAGCTTCTTCCGGCGAGGCTTCGGCGGCGACGTCGGCCAAGAAGACCGCCGTGACCTTCGCGCGGCTCGCGGCGACGTCGTCCCACGAGGAGCCGCAGGCCCAAAGCTCGAACAGGTCGACGACGACGCCGACGTTCTTCGCCCCCACCATGCCGAGCAACAATTGCAACGAATTGAAGTTGCGAATGAACTCGAACTGGTGCTCGCCGCGCGGCTCGGGCGTGGCGCAGAAGCCGACGCCGAGCTCAATGCCGTGCGCTGAGAGAATCTCGGCCGTCGCTTTTAAACGCTCTTGGTGGAAGACAAAGTTCTGGTGCAGCGGCCGTTCGTCGTTCGCGGGGGCCAGCGTCGTGAGGCAGCGTTTGCAGCCGAGTTCGGCGGCGAGTGC
It contains:
- a CDS encoding TIM barrel protein: MFKCLSPAPLGLTSSLNDLIEPALSHGFKGLELDIVTFQAQVAQLGLPGARRLIESAQLKLGYFRLPWEIESPVEIYRPGLNTLKEQAALAAELGCKRCLTTLAPANDERPLHQNFVFHQERLKATAEILSAHGIELGVGFCATPEPRGEHQFEFIRNFNSLQLLLGMVGAKNVGVVVDLFELWACGSSWDDVAASRAKVTAVFLADVAAEASPEEARQNGRLLPAETSTIDSVAPLTALAELRYDGPVVALPHADRFKGVSRAAACKLTGEKLEEVWKSAGLTPVRRTVALKK